Proteins co-encoded in one Daphnia carinata strain CSIRO-1 chromosome 3, CSIRO_AGI_Dcar_HiC_V3, whole genome shotgun sequence genomic window:
- the LOC130693277 gene encoding protein cueball-like — translation MQSLILVVLIAFSIATVCSIKQDDLIIAVGHQLELLTDGSTYRRLTLNAYNESKPSALAYDATSRKLFFSDLRHLHGHIFSVNVDEEVPHIVEDMVKKRSNETVESMTYDPVDKMLFWTDGFNRSIRRVQIDHDNFPTEENDGVEVVHFLEYDAKPRGLVSDPCTRMLYWTNIHEARPTIERSFLNGSQREIVIETDLLLPNSLDLDVLEQKLYWVESLSSGYFHIERSFVNGTNREEIYRGIGQFVVSLAVGDDYVYWSDYNHKKLWYIRKDGSSKRAMSIGTFRHPVMDVVVLRHHPINCSLIPSPSHPVDVVSEPIQNGGVNADVCSDFCNNNGECITVNSVLRCSCSIGFSGDRCESVDEQSVSFVDELKEMNETDVELPLRQTSSVYTTIAKTCIPLTCLLVIAIATVIRLRFLSASKLTRRSSDKESTVVITEDLEGNSNSLSMCERPSMQQEVTVELPKEDGWKKAGDCATLLENEF, via the exons ATGCAATCGCTAATTCTCGTTGTTCTGATTGCTTTTTCGATAGCTACAGTTTGCAGTATCAAACAAGATG ATTTGATAATTGCTGTGGGGCATCAGCTGGAGCTTCTCACTGATGGAAGTACATATCGACGACTGACGTTGAATGCTTACAATGAATCAAAACCGTCAGCCTTGGCATACGATGCCACGTCAAGGAAACTCTTTTTCTCTGATCTACGTCATCTTCACGGCCACATATTCAGCGTCAATGTCGACGAGGAAGTGCCCCACATTGTGGAGGATATGGTCAAGA aAAGAAGCAATGAAACTGTCGAGAGCATGACGTACGATCCTGTTGATAAAATGCTTTTCTGGACTGATGGATTTAATCGATCTATACGTCGAGTGCAGATTGACCACGACAACTTCCCTACGGAAGAAAATGATGGCGTTGAAGTAGTGCATTTCCTAGAATACGACGCTAAACCACGGGGTTTGGTTTCCGATCCTTGTACAAG GATGTTATACTGGACAAACATCCATGAAGCTCGTCCAACAATTGAACGTTCATTTCTCAATGGAAGTCAACGTGAAATCGTGATCGAAACTGATTTGTTATTACCTAATTCGTTAGATCTTGACGTGTTGGAGCAGAAGCTCTATTGGGTGGAGAGTCTTTCTAGCGGTTACTTTCACATTGAACGAAGTTTCGTGAATGGAACAAATAGAGAAGAGATTTACCGTGGCATCGGTCAATTTGTCGTCAGTCTTGCT GTTGGTGATGATTACGTCTACTGGAGTGATTACAATCACAAGAAGCTATGGTACATCCGGAAAGATGGTTCTTCGAAACGAGCCATGTCTATTGGAACATTTCGCCATCCAGTAATGGATGTCGTAGTGTTGCGTCATCACCCAATAAACTGCTCTCTAATTCCGTCACCATCTCATCCAGTCGATGTTGTTTCAGAGCCCATTCAGAACGGAGGTGTAAATGCGGACGTTTGTTCAGATTTCTGCAACAACAATGGCGAATGTATCACCGTGAATTCTGTTTTACGTTGCAG TTGTTCGATCGGATTCAGCGGAGACCGGTGTGAGTCGGTTGACGAGCAGTCTGTTTCGTTTGTCGACGAGCTCAAAGAAATGAACGAAACTGATGTTGAATTGCCGTTACGCCAAACGTCTTCCGTATACACAACGATAGCAAAAACGTGTATACCTCTTACGTGTCTTCTTGTCATTGCAATCGCCACCGTTATTAGGCTCCGGTTCTTAAGCGCGAGTAAATTAACGCGAAGATCGTCTGACAAGGAGAGCACTGTTGTTATCACGGAAGATTTAGAGGGCAATTCAAATTCTCTTTCAATGTGTGAAAGG CCGAGCATGCAGCAGGAAGTCACGGTCGAATTACCAAAAGAGGATGGCTGGAAAAAAGCCGGTGATTGTGCCACGTTATTGGAGAACGAATTTTGA
- the LOC130693285 gene encoding protein cueball-like: MQSEALVIVMAFATVTATGLKHDDLIVAVGDTLEFLTDGSMYRTLPLDSYNASKLSALAYDASTRKLFFSDRHHLYGHIFSVTLGNESHPVQDIVERNTNETVESLAYDPVRKMLLWTDWFNRSIRQVQLAKDHIHVEEKDGIEIVHFLEDDAKPRGLVFDPCMRMLYWTNVYKSRPTIERSFHDGSQREILIQTDLFVPNALDLDVLEQRLYWADNLRQDDYRTFSIERSFVNGTGRQKIYSGISQFVVSLTVGGDYVYWTDYNYKKLWYVRKDGSSKNSMMLRTYSRNPAMGVVVYRHEPLNCDLLTTPENDFEDAVDIKTKKMYIVLLNLICLVIVAMVVTLTFRFWKVTGCKQTLVSTNSKKLFAFQNFENCSSSITMSERASTQTEPVSPPSAESTGVNVLLTNERHSNTTALFKYEI, translated from the exons atgcaatcgGAAGCTCTTGTTATTGTTATGGCTTTCGCTACTGTAACCGCCACTGGTCTCAAACATGACG ATCTCATCGTTGCCGTTGGTGATACACTCGAATTCCTAACTGATGGAAGTATGTATCGAACACTGCCATTAGATTCTTATAATGCTTCAAAATTGTCTGCTCTCGCATATGATGCCTCGACGAGGAAactctttttctccgaccGACATCACCTTTACGGTCACATCTTCAGCGTTACTCTTGGCAATGAATCGCATCCTGTTCAGGACATTGTCGAAA GAAATACAAATGAAACTGTCGAAAGTTTGGCGTACGATCCTGTCAGGAAAATGTTGTTGTGGACAGATTGGTTCAATCGATCCATTCGACAAGTTCAGCTCGCTAAAGACCATATCCACGTCGAAGAGAAGGATGGCATTGAAATTGTTCACTTTTTAGAAGACGATGCGAAACCTCGTGGACTTGTGTTCGATCCTTGTATGAG GATGTTGTACTGGACCAACGTGTACAAGTCACGTCCAACTATTGAACGATCGTTTCACGATGGAAGCCAACGAGAAATCCTTATTCAAACGGATTTGTTTGTACCGAACGCGTTGGATCTTGACGTTTTGGAGCAGAGGCTGTACTGGGCTGACAATCTTCGTCAAGACGATTATCGAACGTTCAGCATCGAAAGAAGCTTCGTCAATGGAACAGGCAGACAGAAAATATATAGTGGTATCAGCCAATTCGTCGTCAGTCTCACg GTGGGCGGTGATTACGTGTACTGGACAGATTACAATTACAAAAAACTGTGGTATGTACGAAAGGATGGATCATCCAAGAATTCCATGATGCTTCGAACATATTCACGTAATCCAGCTATGGGTGTCGTTGTCTATCGTCACGAGCCTTTGAACTGTGATTTGCTCACTACGCCGGAAAATGATTTTGAAGACGCAGTCGATATTAAAACCAAGAAAATGTATATCGTTCTCTTAAACCTCATCTGCCTTGTTATAGTGGCCATGGTGGTTACTTTAACCTTTCGATTTTGGAAAGTTACCGGCTGTAAGCAAACCTTGGTATCTACCAACAGCAAAAAGTTGTTCGCGTTCCAGAATTTCGAGAACTGCTCGAGCTCCATCACGATGTCCGAAAGG GCGTCAACACAAACGGAGCCCGTCAGTCCACCGTCGGCGGAATCTACGGGCGTGAACGTTTTACTCACGAACGAACGCCACAGCAACACTACCGCCTTATTTAAatacgaaatttaa
- the LOC130693332 gene encoding uncharacterized protein LOC130693332 isoform X2 → MSVGCRFSSLREIQLKEKMSSPVYCYLFCLLVVLSFSACLCTKDPDCPFGSPKIDLEDPDGRCDRFWLCEDGMTSDMFCPSGKGFNPATKKCDDKAPCLSDPSAAASERPAGLARIADILIDAKSNRRQ, encoded by the exons ATGAGTGTTGGGTGTAGGTTCTCTTCATTACGAGAAATACAACTGAAAGAGAAGATGTCGAGTCCAGTATATTGTTACCTTTTCTGCCTGTTGGTCGTTCTTTCGTTTTCAG CGTGTTTGTGTACCAAAGATCCTGATTGTCCGTTTGGCAGTCCGAAAATAGATCTTGAAGATCCTGATGGCCGGTGCGACCGTTTCTGGCTGTGCGAGGATGGCATGACTTCCGACATGTTTTGTCCATCAGGAAAAGGTTTTAATCCTGCAACTAAAAAATGTGACGACAAAGCTCCTTGTTTGAGTGATCCATCAGCAGCTGCGTCCGAAAGGCCGGCTGGTCTCGCTCGTATCGCGGATATATTG ATCGATGCCAAGTCCAACCGACGGCAGTGA
- the LOC130693284 gene encoding dipeptidase 1-like, protein MRLCLIIITVLLVAEQILSSPSRRFNKVAFEEYLVQAKDVLDRVPLIDGHNDFPYSLRRYESNQVGDLDIYDLTIVEPWASSASSHTDINRLRQGKVGAQFWSAYVPCTTQYKDAISKTWEQIDVIHRLVEANPTTFAFVTSAQEIEDAFAQGKIGSMVGVEGGHSMGSSLGVLRMMYDRGVRYMTMTHSCPTPWADNSQLDDPGNVPVHDGLTPFGRTVVAEMNRIGMLIDLSHVSRKTMRDALEISTAPVIFSHSSAYALCNNTRNVPDDILQLVAQNGGVVMVNFFVSYITCGLTATVQDVADHIEHIRNIAGVDNVGVGSDFNGVARTPEGLKDVSEYPNLFVELLARGWTETDLEKVAGLNLLRALRGAESVRDQMAADGVKPFDEWIPQTDLPAEAQPCNTGEYKSQKLLTE, encoded by the exons ATGAGACTGTGTTTAATTATTATCACAGTTTTGTTGGTAGCTGAGCAGATTCTGAGTTCTCCTTCTCGTCGTTTCAATAAAGTGGCCTTTGAAGAATATTTAGTTCAAGCAAAAGACGTTTTGGATCGAGTTCCACTTATTGATGG GCACAACGATTTCCCTTATAGCCTTCGAAGATATGAAAGTAATCAAGTGGGAGATTTGGACATTTATGACTTGACAATTGTCGAACCATGGGCTAGTTCCGCCTCATCGCACACGGATATCAATAGACTACGCCAAGGAAAAGTCGGAGCTCAA TTTTGGTCAGCCTATGTTCCGTGTACTACGCAATACAAGGATGCCATCTCAAAGACGTGGGAGCAGATTGACGTAATCCATCGATTAGTGGAGGCAAATCCGACAACATTCGCCTTTGTAACATCAGCACAAG AAATCGAAGATGCTTTCGCGCAAGGAAAAATCGGGAGCATGGTTGGAGTTGAAGGTGGGCATTCGATGGGCAGCTCTTTGGGCGTTCTCCGTATGATGTACGACAGGGGTGTACGTTACATGACAATGACGCATTCATGCCCTACCCCGtg GGCGGATAACTCGCAATTGGACGATCCCGGTAACGTTCCTGTTCATGACGGTCTAACTCCGTTCGGCAGG ACTGTGGTAGCGGAAATGAATCGGATCGGAATGCTGATTGACTTGTCGCATGTATCGCGCAAAACAATGAGAGATGCGCTGGAAATTAGTACAGCACCTGTCATTTTCTCTCATTCGTCGGCTTACGCATTATGCAACAACACCCGCAATGTTCCCGACGATATTTTGCAGTTGGTGGCTCAAAACGGTGGTGTCGTCATGGTCAATTTCTTTGTCTCTTACATCACCTGTGGTCTGACAGCAACTGTACAAGACGTTGCAG ATCATATCGAACATATTAGGAATATCGCGGGGGTTGACAACGTCGGCGTCGGATCGGACTTTAATGGCGTCGCAAG GACACCCGAAGGATTGAAAGACGTGTCTGAATATCCCAACTTGTTTGTCGAGCTACTTGCCCGCGGATGGACGGAAACTGATTTAGAAAAAGTTGCTGGACTTAACTTGCTGAGAGCACTCAGAGGCGCCGAATCG GTACGGGATCAAATGGCAGCCGATGGAGTAAAACCTTTTGACGAGTGGATTCCGCAGACGGATTTACCGGCCGAGGCTCAGCCGTGCAACACCGGCGAGTACAAATCCCAAAAACTATTAACCGAATGA
- the LOC130693332 gene encoding uncharacterized protein LOC130693332 isoform X1, whose amino-acid sequence MSVGCRFSSLREIQLKEKMSSPVYCYLFCLLVVLSFSACLCTKDPDCPFGSPKIDLEDPDGRCDRFWLCEDGMTSDMFCPSGKGFNPATKKCDDKAPCLSDPSAAASERPAGLARIADILVTKSMPSPTDGSDKKLNGLATLSSLFTPLILPLVRMVAG is encoded by the exons ATGAGTGTTGGGTGTAGGTTCTCTTCATTACGAGAAATACAACTGAAAGAGAAGATGTCGAGTCCAGTATATTGTTACCTTTTCTGCCTGTTGGTCGTTCTTTCGTTTTCAG CGTGTTTGTGTACCAAAGATCCTGATTGTCCGTTTGGCAGTCCGAAAATAGATCTTGAAGATCCTGATGGCCGGTGCGACCGTTTCTGGCTGTGCGAGGATGGCATGACTTCCGACATGTTTTGTCCATCAGGAAAAGGTTTTAATCCTGCAACTAAAAAATGTGACGACAAAGCTCCTTGTTTGAGTGATCCATCAGCAGCTGCGTCCGAAAGGCCGGCTGGTCTCGCTCGTATCGCGGATATATTGGTAACGAA ATCGATGCCAAGTCCAACCGACGGCAGTGACAAGAAATTAAATGGACTTGCAACATTGTCGTCATTATTTACACCGTTGATTCTTCCACTTGTCCGAATGGTTGCTGGCTAA
- the LOC130693281 gene encoding dipeptidase 1-like: MKLYFIFLMLLIATEEIHSSRYRRNVDPLAYKNYLAKANAILERVPLIDGHNDLPWTLRNYAKNQVGMLNITDLTNVEPWASSSSSHTDIIRLRQGKVGAQFWAAYVGCTTQYKDAVTRTWEQIDVVHRFVDANPNTFEFVTSAQGIEDAFRRGKIASLIGVEGGHSIDSSLSVLRMMYDMGVRYMTLTHACPTPWADNSQLDNAGGVPVSNGLSAFGKIVVKEMNRLGMLLDLSHISRKTMKDALETSAAPVIFSHSSAYSVCNNTRNVPDDILRLVAQKKGVVMVNFYSDFVTCGISKATIEDVANHMDHIRNVAGADYIGIGADYNGVTRVPEGLEDVSKYPDLFALLLSRGWTETELEKVAGLNLLRVFKEAEAVRNQMAANGVKPFDDWIPQMDMPAESQPCNTGDYGNKTNPIVGNAALRIELSSISFFILILYYAIPWFSLSPK; the protein is encoded by the exons atgaaactgtattttatttttttaatgctccTGATTGCGACAGAGGAGATCCACAGTTCTCGTTATCGTCGTAATGTTGATCCACTTGCCTACAAGAATTACTTGGCGAAAGCCAACGCTATTTTGGAACGAGTTCCGCTAATCGACGG GCACAATGATTTGCCATGGACATTGCGTAATTATGCCAAGAATCAAGTTGGAATGTTGAATATTACCGACTTGACCAACGTTGAACCATGGGCCAGCTCTTCTTCATCGCATACCGACATAATTAGATTGCGTCAGGGCAAAGTCGGAGCCCAG TTTTGGGCGGCGTACGTAGGTTGCACAACCCAATACAAAGATGCTGTTACCAGAACATGGGAACAAATCGACGTCGTCCATCGATTCGTGGACGCTAATCCGAACACTTTCGAGTTCGTCACTTCAGCTCAAG GAATCGAAGATGCTTTCCGTCGGGGCAAAATCGCAAGTTTAATTGGAGTCGAAGGTGGCCATTCCATCGACAGTTCGTTATCTGTTTTGAGGATGATGTATGACATGGGTGTCCGCTACATGACACTAACGCACGCATGTCCCACTCCATG GGCAGATAATTCGCAGCTGGACAATGCCGGGGGTGTGCCCGTTAGCAACGGTCTTTCCGCGTTTGGCAAG aTTGTGGTGAAGGAAATGAATCGATTGGGAATGCTACTTGACTTGTCGCACATTTCGCGGAAAACTATGAAAGACGCGTTAGAAACGAGCGCAGCTCCCGTGATTTTCTCTCATTCGTCAGCTTATTCCGTGTGCAACAACACGCGGAACGTTCCCGACGACATTTTGAGACTGGTGGCTCAAAAGAAAGGTGTCGTCATGGTCAATTTTTACTCTGACTTTGTCACCTGTGGCATTTCAAAAGCGACTATTGAAGATGTGGCAA ATCATATGGACCACATCCGAAACGTTGCCGGGGCGGATTATATCGGAATCGGGGCCGATTATAATGGCGTAACTAG GGTGCCAGAAGGATTGGAAGACGTTTCGAAATACCCAGACTTGTTCGCCTTGTTACTCTCTCGTGGCTGGACGGAAACTGAATTAGAAAAAGTGGCCGGGCTTAATTTACTGCGCGTCTTCAAAGAGGCCGAAGcg GTCCGTAATCAAATGGCTGCCAATGGAGTGAAACCTTTTGATGATTGGATCCCTCAAATGGATATGCCAGCAGAATCACAGCCGTGTAACACTGGTGACTATGGCAACAAAACCAATCCAATTGTCGGTAACGCAGCCTTACGCATTGAactttcttcaatttcttttttcattttgatccTTTATTATGCCATTCCATGGTTCTCTTTGTCACCAAAGTGA